The Deltaproteobacteria bacterium sequence CAGGGAGTGCCAAACTCAAGAACACGGCGGGGATTGAGACCCTGCAATGGTGGTGGAACGGCCACCAAAGCTACGCTCACGCGATCGTCGCAATCAACGAAGCACGGACACGTTCGCCGACGGCGACACCTACGCTGCCCCTCACGCTCACGCCAACGCGCACATCGACGCAGACGGCAACAGAAACCGCGAGCCTTACGGCCACGCCCACGGCAACGCCGAGTCCGACACCCTCCCTTCCGCTTGAGGCCCGCCGCTGCCTGCGCGGCGTGGTCTTTACGCTCTTCGAGGATGGGCAGGATCCCGGTCAGCCGCAGGGTGTTACCGACGCTCAGGTTGCGCGACATCTCGATGGGGCTGCGGAGGTCGCGCTGGCGCTGCGAACGGGAGGGTCGTGGCCGATCCGGGACATTGCCTGCCGGGCACGGGCTCGCGGTTTCAACCCGATCGCCAACGGCATCTATCTGGAGCGCGGCAACTCCGCTAACAACGAACGTGAGCTGACGGATCTGGTCAACGGGCTTGCACAGGATTGTGGGGATTACGTCCTGCTGCCTGGAAACCTCTCCGGTAAAGGGTGGAGCCGCGACGAAATGGTGAACATGTTCGACTGGCTGAAGGGCCGCCTGGTGTCCGCCGGCTACGGCAGCGTGCCCGTGGGATTGATAGAGCACCCGCAGTTCTGGCAGAGTAACCCGGACCTCGTAAGCCACATCGACGTGGTTGCGCTCTCGATGTTCCAGTACTACGGGGGTGACATCGGGCCGGTTGAAGCGTTCGGTCGGTTCGTCTTTGAGTACGAAGGCGTCCTCGCGCTGGTCAATGAGCGTGCACCGGGTAAAGCGATCCTGATTGGCGAAACCGGCTGGCCGTCGATGGCTGGATCCTCTGGCCGAGACTCCGTTGCCAATGCGGTGAGCTTCCTGCAGCAGGTGAGCACTTGGGCGGAGCAGAATGGCGTTGTGCTCTTCGCGCACGCGTTGCACGACGAGGCCTTTGTCCCCCAAACCGACGGGATCTTCGACGGCGCATTTCAGTTGAAGCCTGGCATGGAAGCGTTTGTCGATGTTGCTCGCAATTGCGAGCAGCCACTTCCGACATGGGCACCGACCGCCACAGCAACTCAGACGCCGACGATCTCCGCAACGCCATCACGAAGCCCAACAGTAACGCGTGCCTCCTCGCCTACTCGTACGCCGACCAACATGCCAACGGCGACGTACACCCGAACGCCATCGCCGACCCCGACGCATTCGAGGACCCGCACATCTTCACCGACCCGCACCCCAACCAATACGCTCCCCCCGTCCTTCACGCCGACGCGGACGCGAACCCCACGGCCAGCCCTCACGCCAACCAACACGCCGACGGCGACTCGCACGCGCACGCCGACCCACACGGCGACGTTCACGCGTACTCGTACGTCCACTCCGACTGGAACGGCCACCCGAACGCCCTCGGGCTTCTGTGGGAGCGTGCGCGGAACCTGCACGCGTACGCCGAGTCGCACCGCTACCGCCACTCGTACGCGCACATTCTCCCCAACCCGAACCGCGACCCGGACGCCATTTGGGCTCTGCGGGGTTGTGCGAGGAACATGCACGCCGACGCCGGTGCAACTTCGCCCCTCGGCAACCCCAACCCCAACCCCGAGTCCAACCCCACTCCTGACACCGCCGCCAACGAAGACACCCTCGGCGACAAACACGCCCCGCCTCGTAAGCACCCCGACGCCGAGCTTGACCCGGCGGCCGTCGTTGACTCCAACTTCGACATGGACGCGCCGGCCCACGGCGACGCCGACCATGACTCGCACTGCGACTTTCACCCGCCGGCCGTCGCTCACGCCGACCTCAACGATGACTCGCCGGCCCACGGCGACTCGCACTGCTACCGCCACGCGCCGACCGACGTCTTCACCGACGGGGCTGCGCACAGCGTGATTCGGAAGAGAAACCCACTCGCGGAAGGACTCGCCGCCGAGTTCTCCGAGGCCAGACCTGCGTTGCCACCGCCTCGCGCATCAGGCATCAGGCGACTGGCCCGCGACAGCCCACGACCACGAGCCCCCGAGGCCACCTTCTTTGGGCGACACCGATGATAGCGTCACCGTCGATGAGCTTGTGAGAGCCGTGAACGCTGCGCTGAACGGGTGCGGGTGAAACAGGTGCCAGGTGCTGGGTGCCAGGGATCGGGCGATGCAGTCGGCAACGAACCGGGTCAGCGCTGTTGCCACTCTTCGGCCGAGAGTTTGCGCCCCATGATCGCTTCGATTTCAGCAATCAGCATGCGTAGCTGTGGTACGGAATACTGTACTCTTCGGCCGGTTTGCCTCCCGATGATCGCGTGATATCAAGACTCGCATGGCGCAGCTCGTCGTCAGAGACCTCGATCAAGACGTGAAAGTGCGGCTGCAGCGGCAGGCCAATCGACACGGTCGCAGCATGGAAGAGGAGGTGCTCGACATTCTGCGCGATGCAGTCTCAGCGGATAAGCGCACTGCCCCTGGACTCGGCACTCGCTTGCGAAAGCGCTTCGCCGGTATCGGGCTGGATACGGACATCGCAGAATTGCGTGGCCGCCCCGCCCGGCGTGCGCTCTGGAAGCGATGATCGTTCTCGACACCAACGTGGTGTCCGCCCTGATGCAACGCGCGCCTGCCCCGGCGATCGTCGCGTGGCTCGACCGACAGCCCCCCGCGTCAGTGTGGACGACCGCAGTGACGGTTTTTGAAATTCGCTTCGGGCTCGGATTGCTGCCGTCCGGTCGGCGCAGGCGACAACTCGAGGATGCCTTCACCCGCGCGGTGGGTGATGACTTCGAAGGGCGCGTTCTTCCTTTCGACGAGGAGGCCGCCCGAGCTGCGGCCGAACGCTGCAACCCGGCGATCGGCTGGAAGACCCGTCGATTTTCGCGACATCGAGATCGCTGGCATTGTATCGTCGCGACGTGCCACCCTCGTGACCCGTAACGTCCGCCACTTCCGTGACCTCGGGATTCAGC is a genomic window containing:
- a CDS encoding Arc family DNA-binding protein: MAQLVVRDLDQDVKVRLQRQANRHGRSMEEEVLDILRDAVSADKRTAPGLGTRLRKRFAGIGLDTDIAELRGRPARRALWKR